The Thioalkalivibrio thiocyanodenitrificans ARhD 1 nucleotide sequence GCCGTGCCCGCGCCCCGTCAGGTCTTCCGGGCGCAGGTGCTCGAGCAACCGCGCGCCCGCCTGGCGCAGCAGCTCGTCCCCGGCCTCGAACCCGTAGGTCTCGTTGATGTAGACCATGCGCCCGAGATTGGCGAGCGCCACGGCGATGCGCCGGTTGCCGATGCCGGCGCGGGCCATCATCTGGTCCAGGAGTGACAGAAACTGGAATTGGTTGGGCAGGCCGGTGAGGGCATCGTGGGTGGCCAGATGATGAAGGCGCTCCTCGGCCTGTACCTCCCGGGTGACGTCCAGGGCGAGCCCGTCCCAGACGACGGCGCCATCATCGAGCCGGTGGGGCTGCGCCATGATATGCAGCCACACGTGGCCGTCGTCCGGAATTCGCAGTCTTACCCTGATGTCGATGCCCGTGAGTGTTTCGGCGGAACGGTCCATGGCATGACCCAGACGTGGCCGGTCCTCCGGATGGATGGCGTCGAAGAAGTGGCGGGGATCGGCCTGCATGGCATCCGGGTCGATGCCGTAATTCTCGAACAGATTGCCGGACAGGTAGGAGTTCCGGGCGGCACCGTCCCTCGTGCGCACATGCTGGAAGACGATTCCGGGCAGGTGCCGGGCGAGGCTGTGGAAACCGGCCTTTCCCGGGTGCGGTGGGGGCTCCGCATGTACGGACTCCGACACGTCCCGCACGATGCTGATCACGGCGCGGGGCTCACCGGCCCGGTCGTCGACTACCTGCACGAGGTGTTCGGACGGGAACGTGGAACCGTCGCGGCGCCGCAACCAGAAATGGCTGTGGTAGCTTCCGGGTACGTTGTGCAGCACCCGTTCGCTTTCCCTGCCGAATTCCTCGTAGTGCGCATCGCTTACGTGCAGGATGCGTGTGCTCTTGCCCAGCAGGTCATAGGACGGATAGCCGAACACGCGTTCGGTGGCCGCATTGCAGGCAAGGATGGTACGTGAGCGGGCATCCACCAGAAGGACGGGATGATCCCCGGCCAGGAACGCTGCCTGGATCACGGTGTCGGGGGAGAAGGCTCCTGCGGGGGCCGCGCGCGTGTCGGGCGGATCTCTGCTGTCGGGGTCATTTATCAGATGCGTTCCCACCTGGCCCGGGATCGACCGTGCCGATGACATGCAG carries:
- a CDS encoding putative bifunctional diguanylate cyclase/phosphodiesterase, whose protein sequence is MSSARSIPGQVGTHLINDPDSRDPPDTRAAPAGAFSPDTVIQAAFLAGDHPVLLVDARSRTILACNAATERVFGYPSYDLLGKSTRILHVSDAHYEEFGRESERVLHNVPGSYHSHFWLRRRDGSTFPSEHLVQVVDDRAGEPRAVISIVRDVSESVHAEPPPHPGKAGFHSLARHLPGIVFQHVRTRDGAARNSYLSGNLFENYGIDPDAMQADPRHFFDAIHPEDRPRLGHAMDRSAETLTGIDIRVRLRIPDDGHVWLHIMAQPHRLDDGAVVWDGLALDVTREVQAEERLHHLATHDALTGLPNQFQFLSLLDQMMARAGIGNRRIAVALANLGRMVYINETYGFEAGDELLRQAGARLLEHLRPEDLTGRGHGNTFLLALEVDVDDAELSGTLRRIQEAFAQPFTVMSGVPIRMDTRIGLALFPTDGSTGEGLLRASGIALDRAKRHPDRNYEFYAEEQGRELRRRIRQEQALDNAIKAGEFVPWYQPQVSLVDGSLIGLEALARRPGPSGELTAPAQFIQLAEETGLIIPLGELILDRVLAQIREWTGTGLKVPPVSINVSARQFRQAGFESGLRERLAGTGVDPGALVVELTESSLLENYSAAQQTMRALTELGVHFSIDDFGTGFSSLGYLAELPFHILKIDRSFSSTIGQDARRRAIIESLILMSRGLDLLVVAEGVETEEQARLLREMGCHAAQGYFYAPALPADRLTVWLRDSQ